The following coding sequences lie in one Arachis hypogaea cultivar Tifrunner chromosome 9, arahy.Tifrunner.gnm2.J5K5, whole genome shotgun sequence genomic window:
- the LOC112711521 gene encoding small ribosomal subunit protein eS4y gives MARGLKKHLKRLNAPKHWMLDKLGGAFAPKPSSGPHKSRECLPLILILRNRLKYALTYREVIAILMQRHVLVDNKVRTDKTYPAGFMDVVSIPKTNENFRLLYDTKGRFRLHSIRDEEAKFKLCKVRSVQFGQKGIPYLNTFDGRTIRYPDPLIRANDTIKLDLEENKIVDFIKFDVGNVVMVTGGRNRGRVGVIKNREKHKGSFETIHVQDATGNEFATRMGNVFTIGKGSKPWVSLPKGKGIKLTIIEEARKRIASQQAVTA, from the exons ATG GCGAGAGGATTGAAGAAGCATTTGAAGAGGCTCAATGCACCCAAGCATTGGATGCTTGACAAACTCGGTGGTGCTTTT GCACCTAAACCGTCTTCTGGACCACACAAATCCAGGGAGTGTCTCCCACTCATACTAATCTTGAGAAACAGGTTGAAGTATGCTCTTACTTATCGTGAAGTCATCGCTATTCTGATGCAGCGTCATGTCCTTGTTGATAACAAGGTCAGGACTGACAAGACGTATCCAGCTGGCTTCATGG ATGTTGTATCAATCCCCAAGACAAATGAGAACTTCCGTCTTCTTTATGACACAAAGGGCAGATTCCGTCTCCACTCAATCAGGGACGAGGAGGCTAAG TTTAAGCTATGCAAGGTTCGTTCAGTGCAGTTTGGTCAGAAGGGTATCCCATACCTCAACACCTTTGATGGTCGTACTATCCGCTACCCTGACCCGCTCATCAGGGCTAATGACACCATTAAGCTGGACTTGGAGGAAAACAAGATCGTTGATTTCATCAAGTTTGATGTTGGGAATGTTGTTATGGTCACTGGGGGAAGGAACAGAGGGCGTGTTGGAGTGATCAAGAACAGGGAGAAGCATAAGGGAAGTTTTGAGACAATCCACGTTCAGGATGCTACTGGTAACGAATTTGCAACCCGTATGGGAAATGTGTTCACCATTGGCAAGGGATCAAAACCATGGGTTTCACTTCCCAAGGGCAAGGGTATTAAGCTGACAATCATTGAGGAAGCTAGGAAAAGGATTGCTTCACAACAAGCAGTTACTGCATAA